AAGAAGACCACGCCGCCGGCCAAGTAGGTTCACGCAGGCGGCAGGGGCAGGAAAGCCGTTCGGGACAGGGCCGGACACCTCTGGGGTGTCCGGCCCGTTCTACGGGTACGGTGACCGCGTAGGCAGTCGGGCAGAAAGGGGCGGTGGCAGCATGCTGATGTTGGGCTTCGCGGGGTTCTTGGGACTGCTGAAGATCGTCCTGATGGCCCTCGCCGCGTTCGGGCTGTTCGACGCCGCGTTCCGGCGCGAGGACGCGTTCCGCGCCGCGGACAAGCAGAACAAGATCTTCTGGCTGGTGATCCTGGGGATCGCCCTCGTGGTGAGCTACCTGTTCTCGATCCTGTCCTTCCTGCCGATCATCGGCGTCATCGCCAGCATCGTCTACATCGTGGACGTCCGCCCAGCCCTGCGACAGGTCTCCGGCGGAGGCCGCGGCGGCCGCCGCGGCGGCTCCAGCAGCGACGGCCCGTACGGCCCGTACAACGGCGGTCGCTAGCCCCGTAAGGGGAGCGCCCCGTCAGGGGAGCGGGGAACTGCGCGCCCAGCCACGACGCACCCGCAGGCTGAATCACTGCACGTCCGAACAGGCGCCTGGGTCACGGGGCAGGCGAGAGCCCCGTCACCCCGCCCGGCAAGGGCATCGGCTCCCCGCCCGGCAAGGGCAACCGCTACCGGCCGCGATCCAGCAGCAGCACAGCCACATCGTCCGTGAGCTCCCCACCGTTGAGCTCGCGGACTTCGTTCACCGCGGCACCCAGCAGCTCCTCGCCCGTGAGGCCCTGGGCGAGCTGGCGGCGGATCATCTCCACCATGCCGTCCTGGCCGAGGCGCTCCCGGCCCTCGCCGATCCGGCCCTCGATCAGGCCGTCCGTGTAGAGCATCAGGCTCCAGACGCCGCCCAGCTCCACCTGCTGGCGCGGCCAGCGGGCGCCCGGCAGCAGGCCGAGCGCGGGGCCGCTGTTCTCGTACGGCAGCAGCTGGGCGGGCCGGCCGGGGCGGGCGATCAGCGGGGACGGGTGGCCGGCCAGGCAGAGCCCGGCGCGGCGGCCGTCCGGTGCGATGTCGACCGTGCAGAGCGTCGCGAAGATCTCGTCGTCCGCGCGCTCGTGCTCCAGCACCTGCTGGAGCGTGGACAGCAGCTCGTCGCCGCACAGGCCCGCCAGCGTCAGCGCGCGCCAGGCGATGCGCAGCTCCACACCGAGCGCCGCCTCGTCGGGCCCGTGCCCGCAGACGTCGCCGATCATCACGTGCACCGTGCCGTCGGGCGTGCGGACCGTGTCGTAGAAGTCGCCGCCGAGCAGGGCCCGGGAGCGGCCGGGGCGGTAGCGGGCGGCGAAGCGCAGCGGGGAACCGTCCAGGAGGGGTGTCGGCAGCAGGCCGCGCTCCAGGCGGGCGTTCTCCTGGGCGCGGAGCCGGGACTCGGTGAGTCGCCGCTCGGCCGTGTCGGAACGTTTCCTCTCCACTGCGTAGCGGATCGCGCGGCTCAGCAGCCGTTCGTCCAGCTCGTCGCGGAACAGGTAGTCCTGGGCGCCCACGCGCACCGCCTCGGCGCCCCCCTCGGCGTCGCCGGACGCGGTGAGCGCGAGGACGGCGTGCCGGGGGGCGAGCCGCAGCACATGCTTCAGCGTGGCCAGCTCGTCCTGCGTCTCGGCGGCGGCCCGGCCGGGGGCCGGCAGCGCGAGGTCGAGCAGGATGCAGTGGACGTCGTCGGTGAGCAGCCGCTCCGCCTCCGTGAGGTTGCGGGCGGTACGGATACGGATCGGCTTGCCTGCCGCGTCCAGCATTTCGGGGACGCTCAGGGAACCGGCCGGGTCGTCCTCGATGACCAGGAGGGTGAGGTGGGTGGCGCTGTCGGCAGGTGCCTTGATGGTGCGGGCAGTTCCTTCCGAAGAGGGGCCGGCGGGTGTGAACGCGGCCTGAGCCTGACCACACTCCACGGCCGGGATCGCTCTCTGCCGCGGTACGGGTACGGGCATCGTCTGGATTTCCTTCCCTCCCCCCGAGGGCGTGCGGGCCGAAGAACCTCGACCTGCCGACGGGGACCATAGCGTTAGCCACGGCCGCAACGGAATGGTGTGGGGCACCGGGTACGGCGAGAGGCCCCCGTCATATGCCGCATCCCGTAACGCACTTGGACATGGCCCAGCCTCGCAGGGGATGACGAACGTCACGTCGACGAGGTTGCGCCGCTCGGGGAACGTGCGCCAGGTCACGTGCGGTGCGTCACGTATCCGTACAGCGGGCCCCGCCCGGCCTCACGCGTCGGGCCGCACGACCCCCAGGATCGGCATCGAGCCCGCCCCGGTGATCGTCACCGTCCGCCCGGGCCGCGGCGCGTGCACGACGGCGCCGTCGCCTATGTACAACCCGACATGGCTGGCGTCGTCGAAATAGATGATCAGGTCGCCGGGGCGCATGTCCTTGACGTCGACGTGGGTGAGTTGCTTCCACTGCTCCTGCGAGGTGCGCGGGATGCCGTGGCCGGCGGCCAGCCAGGCCTGCGAGGTCAGCCCCGAGCAGTCGTACGACTTCGGGCCCTCGGCGCCCCACTCGTACGGCTTGCCCATCTGGTCCGTCGCGAACTTCACTGCCTTCTTGCCCTGTTCGGACGCCTTTGTGTTGATCTCCGCGAGGACGCCGGAGCTCAGCCACGCGGTCTGCGCCTTGAGCGCGGCCTCCGCCTCCAGCTTCGCCAGCCGCTCCTTCTCGTCCTTCTCCAGCTGGGACTCCAGCTTCTCGGCGGCGGCGATCTGCTTCTTGATCTTCTTCTTGGCGTCGGCCTTGGCCTTGCGGTTGGCCTCCAGCTTCTTCCACTGCGCGGAGGCGTCCTTCGCGTACTGCTTCAAGTCCTGCTGGGTGCGCGTCATCTCACCGAGCAGGCCCTTCGTCGCGTGCTCGCCCTGCCGCACCCGGCCCGCGCCGTCCAGGAACTGCTGGGGGTCGTCGCTCAGCCACAGCCGCGCCTCCGGCGGCAGACCGCCGCCCCGGTACTGCGCGCGGGCCGCGGCGCCCGCGCGGTCCTTCAACTTGTCCAGCTTCGCCTGGCCCTTGACGATCTCCTGGGCCAGATCGACGATCTCGGCGGACTGCTTGTCGGCCTTCTCCTCGGCGGCGTTGTACGCGTCCGTGGCGACCGCCGCGTCGTGATAGAGATCGTCCAGCTTCTTGCGGACCGCCTCAAGATCCTTGCTGCCCAGGGGTGTTGGGGTGGTGCTCGGCGTGGGAGTCGGTGTCGGATTCGGGGTGCGCGCCGCGTGCGACGCGGGGCTCGCATACGCCGTGCCGGGCGCCGCCAGCACCACACACGCGCAGGCCAGGGCCATGGCCGCCATGGTCAGGCTCTGCTTGCCGGATCCCATTACTCCGCCCCCAAACTGATTTACCGTCAGTAACTTACGGACGTCTGGGGGATCGTGCCATGCCGTCGCGTGATGCGACAGAGGTGGTCGAGAACTCCCTTCCCCCTTCTCGTCGGCCCAAGACGATCTCCCCGCCTGTGTGACGAAGGACTCACACGAAACGTTCCCCGCAGGTCAGCCCCTCGGGGCCAACGCCTGCCACGTCACCGTGACTTCGCCCTGCCGCCAGCGCGTCACCCCGTCCGTCACCGGCCAGTCGGCCCGCAGCTCGCGCACCGCCCGTATCCAGCGCTGCCGCGCGCCGTACGAGGCGTAGGGCGCGGCTGCCGCCCAGGCGCGGTCGAAGTCGCGCAGGAACGCGTGCACCGGCTCGCCCGGTATGTTCCGGTGGATCAGCGCCTTCGGCAGGCGTTCGGCCAGGTCGGACGGGCGGTCCAGAGAGCCGAGCCGGGTGGCGAAGGTGACCGTGCGCGGACCCTCCGGGCCGAGCGCGACCCAGACGTGCCGGCGCCCGATCTCGTCGCAGGTGCCCTCGACGAGCAGACCGCCTCTGGAGCCGGAGTCGGGATCCGCCGGGGCGAGACGGGCGCACAGCCGCTCCCAGACCGCGGCGACCTGCTCCTCGTCGTACTGGCGCAGCACGTTCGCCGCGCGGATCAGCGACGGCCGCCCCGGCACCGGGACCTCGAAGCCACCGTGCCGGAAGACCAGGCCCTCGCGTTCGTAGGGCCGCGCGGCCGCGACCCGGGCCGGTTCGATCTCCACGCCGACCACCTGCACACGGGGTGCGGCCGTGCGCAGCCGCTGGAGCAGCTCGACCGCCGTCCAGGGGGCCGCGCCGTATCCGAGGTCGACCGCCACCGGCTCGGCCGACCTGCGGAGCTCGGCGCCGTGCACGGCCGCGATCCAGCGGTCCATGCGGCGCAGGCGGTTGGGGTTCGTCGTCCCGCGCGTCACCGTTCCCACGGGCCGGGACGTTGCGCGGGTTGTCATGCGTACGAGAGTAGGCGGCTTCCGCGAGGCCCGAGTCGGCCTGTGGACAACCCCGGACAGTGCCGTCGGCACCCGGCATGCGCACGCAATCCGGCATCGAACAGTTGAGCTACCCGTGGTAATGATTCGGCAAAGAGGGGTGAAGGGTCGGCGAAGCGGAAATGGAGCGGACCGCTCCGGTGTTCCGAGACTTGGAGGACGCGGTGCGTCCCCGACCGGCATGCCCGCAGCGAGGAGGACCGCCACGTGAGCCAGTACGTCAGCAGGCTCGGGCGTCGCTCCCCGGTGGCACCCTCACGGCTGAGGCTGCCCGTCGGCCACCGGCGCCCCCGACGCGTCGCGATGCTCTCCGTCCACACCTCGCCGCTGCACCAGCCCGGCACGGGCGACGCGGGCGGCATGAACGTCTACATCGTGGAGCTCGCCCAGCGCCTCGCCGCCATCAACATCGAGGTGGAGATCTTCACGCGCGCGACGACCGGCGCCCTCCCCCCGACGGTGCAGCTGGCCCCCGGTGTCCTCGTGCGGCACATCGACGCGGGCCCCTACGAAGGCCTTGCCAAGGAGGAGCTGCCCGCGCAGCTGTGCGCCTTCACACACGGCGTCATGCAGGCGTGGGCCGGCCACCGCCCCGGCTACTACGACCTCGTGCACTCCCACTACTGGCTCTCCGGCCACGTCGGCTGGCTCGCCGCCGAACGCTGGGGCGCCCCCCTCGTGCACGCGATGCACACCATGGCCAAGGTCAAGAACGCCGCGCTCGCCGAGGGCGACACCCCCGAACCCGCCGCCCGCGTCATCGGCGAGACCCAGATCGTGCGCGCCGCCGACCGCCTCATCGCGAACACCGCCGAAGAGGCCGACGAACTCGTACGCCACTACGAGGCCGACCCCGCCCGGGTCGCCGTGGTGCACCCCGGCGTGAACCTGGAGCGCTTCCGCCCCGCCGACGGCCGCGCCGCCGCCCGCGCCCGCCTCGGCCTCCCGCAGGACGCCCTGATCCCGCTCTTCGCCGGCCGCATACAGCCGCTGAAGGCCCCCGACGTGCTGCTGCGCGCGATCGCCGTCCTCCTCGACGAGCGCCCCGAGCTGCGCTCACGCATGGTCGTCCCCGTGGTGGGTGGCCCCAGCGGCAGCGGCCTCGCCAAGCCCGAGGGCCTGCAGAAGCTGGCCGCGCGGCTCGGTATCGCGGACGTCGTGCGGTTCCGGCCGCCGGTCGGCCAGGAGCAGCTCGCGGACTGGTTCCGGGCCGCCTCGGTGCTGGTCATGCCGTCGTACAGCGAGTCGTTCGGCCTGGTGGCCATAGAAGCGCAGGCCGCCGGTACGCCGGTGCTCGCGGCCTCGGTCGGCGGGCTCCCCGTCGCCGTACGCGATGGGCAGACCGGGTTCCTGGTGCGGGGGCACGATCCCGCGGCCTACGCGCGCGTGCTGGGTGATTTCGCGGACGACCCGACGCTTCCGGCCCGGATGGGCGACGCCGCCGCCCGGCACGCGGAGCACTTCGGCTGGGACACCTCCGCCGCCGCGACGGCGGACGTCTACACGGCGGCGATGCAGGCGCACCGCCGCCGGGCCCGCGCCCACCTGGGCTGACGCCCCCGCCGTCCCATACGGCCTGACGTACTGACGTACGCTCGCCCCATGGCTGACGTACAGCAGGCCGGACAGGTCATCGAGCAGGTCTTCAAGGACTCCGAGCTCGACTGGGAGAGCCCGCGGCCGGGTTCGTACGTCGTGAAGCTGCCCGGCACCCGCAAGCTCTCGACGACCGTCTCGCTCATCGTCGGCCGCCACTCGCTCTCGTTGAACGCCTTCGTGATCCGCCACCCCGACGAGAACGAAGAAGGCGTCCAGCGCTGGCTCCTGGAGCGCAATCTCAAGCTCTACGGCGTCAGTTACGCCGTCGACCGGCTCGGAGACGTGTACCTGGTCGGCAAGCTGCCGCTGGCCGCGGTCACCCCTGAGGAGATCGACCGGCTGCTCGGCTCGGTCCTGGAGGCCGCCGACGGCAGTTTCAACACGCTCCTCGAGCTCGGTTTCGCCTCCTCGATCCGCAAGGAGTACGCGTGGCGGGTGTCGCGGGGCGAGTCGACGCGCAATCTGGACGCGTTCACGCATCTGACCCAGCGGCCGGCTGACTGACCCTTCTCCCCGCTTCAGGTCTGTACCAACTAACTGCTGCACGACCCCTTCCCGGTCTCCGGGCGCCGTGGCATGCTCACCGCCGACGCAGATATGAACGTCGTTCACATCCATGGAAAGTGACCTCCTTGGAAAGGTGTGCGGGCATGACCAAGAAGTACGGGTACAGGGACGGGCGCACGGGCATCGGGAGACGGAGCCTGCTCGGCGGCGCCATCGCCGTCGCGGCCGCCGCCGCGACCGGCGGGACGGCGTCGGCCGCCACGCCCGCCGGGATCCAGCAGCCCGCAGGGTCCCGACAGGGGCAAGTCCCCGCCCTCTGGCACGAGTTCGCCCGCACTCCCTTCACCCACCCGCAGATCCCCTACGTGGGCCGGGCCGGCTACCGGGGCGGGGCGGCGCGCTTCCCCCGCCGCCCTGCCGTCGCCGACGTACGCGCCTACGGGGCCGTCGCTGACGGCACGACGGACTGCGCACCCGCGATCAACCGTGCCATCGCCGCCGCCGGAAGGGCCGGCGGTGGCACGGTTCTCATCCCGCCCGGCACCTACCGCATCGACGACCTGATCCGCATCGGGTACGACAACGTCGTCCTGCGCGGCGCCGGAAGCGCCCGCACCACGCTGTACGCGACCAGGAACCTCACCGAGCTGATCGGCGTCTACGGCTCCCGCTACGGCGGCGACAAGTCCTCCTGGTCCTGGGCGGGAGGCCTCATCTGGCTGGCCCCGAACGCCCGTTGGGACTCCCTGACCGCCGCGATCAGGGCGAAGGCGTGGCCTTTCGAGGGCTGGACCGGCAACAGGCGCGACGAGTGGCAGACGCTGACGACGGTCGAACCGGCGCGGCAGGGCTCCTGGACGGTGACGGTCGCGGACACCGCCGGACTGCGGCCGGGCGCCCTCGTCCTCCTCCGCCTCTCCGACGACACCGGCCACACCCTCCTGGAACACATGGCGGGCGGCGGCCCCGGCCCCGAGACCTACTACTGGGACGACAAGACCAAACTGACGTCGTACGTCCCCTACGAGTGGCCGGTGCGCATCGCGCGCGTGCAGGGCAGAAAGGTCACCCTCGAACGACCGCTGCCCCTCGACATACGCCCCGAGTGGGACCCGCGCCTGACCACCCACGTCCAGGCCCTGACCGGCTCGGGCGTCGAAGGACTCACCCTGGAGGCCGTCGAGACCCCGCAGTCCCAGCACCTCCTCGACAAGGGCTACAACGGGGTCGCGCTCCAGTGCGCGTACGACTGCTGGTTGGACGACGTCACCGTCCGGCACGTCGACAACGGCTTCGGCCTGGTCGCCGCCTCCTCCTGCACCCTGCGCCGCACACGCGTGGCCGGCCGCGGCTCCCACCACCCCTACTTCTGCCGCGAGGGCTCGCACGACAACCTCGTGGAGGACTTCACCATCGAGCAGCGCACGGTCCCCGCCCCCGCCGGAACCCAGCTCCACGGCATCAACGTGGAGGGCCTGTCCTCCTACAACGTCTGGTCGGGCGGCGAGATGCAGATGGGCACGTTCGACTCCCACCGCGGGATGCCGTTCGCCAACGTCCGCACCGACATCACGGTGAACAACAACGGCCGCCACGGCGGTGACGCCAGCGCGGGCCCCCTCTTCGGCGCCCGCTTCACCCACTGGAACATCCGCGTCACCAACGGCCGCGCGGGCCTGATGAGGATCGACGGACTCGCGCCCTGGAGCGCCACGGTCGGCGTCAACGAGGTCACCGAGTCCGACCAGATCGACGTTCCCGACTTCGCGGGCGACCTCCACGCGCGCGTGGAGCTCTACGGCACCACGGACGTCGTACGGCCGCGCAATCTGTACGAGGCTCAGCGGGAGCTGAGCCGGTAGCGCCCGGGGGAGACCCCGACCAACCGCTTGAAGTGGCGCGTCAGATGGGACTGGTCGTAGAAGCCGGTCGTGGCGGCCACCTCGCCCGGCCGCCCGCCCTCCAGCAGCAGCCGGCGGGCGCGGTCGACCCGGCGCGACATCAGGTACTGGTGCGGCGCGATCCCGAACGCGCCGCTGAACGCCCGTACCAGGTGGGCGGGATGGGCGTGCAGCTGCCGGGCCGCCTCCTCCAGGCCGATGCCGTCCACGACGTGCTCGTCGAGGAGCTCGCGCAGCCGGTGGGCGACGCCGCGGTCGGTGCGCGGCGGGGCGGCGTGGACGGCTCCGGGTCGCAGGTGTCCGCGCAGCCGCTCCCCGATCAGCGTCAGCCTGCTCTCGGCCTCCAGCTCGTCGCCCCGGCGCCCGAGCGCGGTGTGCAACTGGCCGACACGCAGCCGCAGTACGGGATCGGGCAGGTCGGGTCCGTCCACGGCGGCCCCGATGAGGTCGTCGCCGAGGTAGGTGCTGTCGAGGTAGAGGACCCGCTTGCGGAAGCCCTGCTCGGTGGCCGGGGAACCGTTGTGCGGCACGTGCGGCGGCAGCAGGGACACCGTGTCGTGGGGCGTGCCGTGCTCATGCCGGTCGAGGTCGTACCGTACGGCCCCGTCGTCGACGATCAGCAGCGTCCACGCCTCGTGTACGTGCATCGGGTAGGCGTACTCCGTGAAGTGGGCGTGGAAGACCTCCACGACGCCCGGTATCCGCGGGCGCCAGGCGGAGATCTCGCGCCGGGACACCATGCAAGAAACGTACAAGACTCGACCGTACGGCGCCGGGCACGCTCACTGCATGAGCAGCAACGCACCCGCCGGCAACGCACCAGCCGACAACGAACCCGTCCCCCACGCACCCGTCCGTTTCGACACGAAGATCGCCGTCCTGCTGCGGGAGGACCTGGAGCCCTGGCAGCGACTCAATGTCACCGCTTTTCTGGTCAGCGGCCTCGGCCCGACGGTCCCCGAGGTGATCGGCGAGCCGTACGAGGACGCCGACGGCGTCTCCTACCTGCCGATGTTCCGCCAGCCGGTCGTCATCCTGGAGGGCACGAAGGAGACGCTGACGGCCGCGCACGGCCGAGCCCTGTCCCGGGCCCTGCCGCGCGCGGTGTTCACGTCCGATCTGTTCGCCACCGGCAACGACCGCGACAACCGGGCGGCCGTACGGGCCGTCACGACAGGGGAGTTGGACGTGGTCGGGCTCGCCGTGTACGGGCCGCGGAACGCGGTGGACAAGGTGGTGAAGGGCTCACGGATGCATCCGTGAGCCCGCCCGTCTTCACACGGCGCCGACCTCGGCCTTCGCGGGAGCGGGCGTCTCGACGGCGACGGTCTCCTCGACCGGCAGCCGGCGCATCAGCAGCCCGTACCCCAGCCCCGCCGCCGTACCGACCACCGCGCACAGACCCCACAGCCACTCGGCCCCGAACCGGTCGATGACCAGCCCGGACATGAGCGGTGCGACGAGAGCGGCGAGGGCCCAGGAGAGGGTGTACATGCCCTGGTAGCGGCCGCGGCCGTGCACGGGGGAGAGCCGGACGACCAGCCCCGTCTGCGTCGGCGCGTTGACGATCTCCGCCAGCGTCCACACGCACACGGTGAGGGCGAAGACGCCGACCGATCCCGCGAAGGCGGTGAGCCCGAAGCCGTATCCGGCGAGCAGCGACGAGATGACGAGCAGTCGCCGCGGATCCCGGTGCTCGATGAACCGGGTGACGGGGATCTGCAGCGCGACGATCAGTACGCCGTTGACCGCGATGGCGAGACCGTAGTCGGCCGGGGTGAAGCCGGCCTCGCCCATGGCGACCGGCAGACCCACCGAGCCCTGCTGGAAGACGACGGCGACGAGGAAGGACAGCCCGACGACGCTCATGAAGCGCCCGTCGCGCAGGACGGTCCCGAGTCCGACGGCGGCGTCGTCCTTCGCCTCCTTGGCTGTCCGCACCGGCCGGGACTCCGGCAGCTTGAGGAAGACGACCACCGCACACACCAGCGTCATCGCGGCCTCGATCAGGAACCCGGCGAGATAGCTGAACTCGGCGATGAAGCCGGCCGCCATGGAGGAGACGGCGAACCCGAGGTTGATCGCCCAGTAGTTGAGCGAGAAGGCGCGCACCCGGTCCTCGGGCCGCACGATGTCCGCCATCATCGCCTGCACGGCGGGCCGCGAGGCGTTCGAGGCCATGCCCACCACGAAGGCGACGGCCGCGATCGAGACGGGGTCGTGCATGAAGCCGAGCACGGCCACCGAGACGGCGGTGGACGACTGCGCGATGAGCAGCGTGGGCCGCCGCCCGAGCCGGTCGGTCATCACGCCCGCGCCGAGCGAGGAGACGACACCGCCGAGGCCGTGGAGGGAGGCGACGAGACCGGCGTACGAGGCGGAGTACCCGCGGTCGAGCGTCAGGTAGAGCGCCATGAACGTGGCGACGAACGCGCCCAGCCGGTTGACGAGGGTGCTGGTCCACAGCCACCAGAACTCGCGAGGAAGCCCGGAAACGGTTTCTCGGGCGGCGCGTCTCACGGAGACGAGTGGCATACGGGACCCCCACGGTCAGGCAAATGTGTAAGTGGCTCGGACGGCGAGCACAACTTACGGTGGGGTGTCACTCGAGAACCACTCAATTAACAGATGCCGTCAACTGTCCGGCCTTCGGGCGGACGCGCGAGCGATCAGCGGGGTCGATTACGCTCGTCCCATGGCCGACGCACCGTACAAGCTGATCCTCCTCCGCCACGGCGAGAGCGAATGGAACGCGAAGAACCTGTTCACCGGCTGGGTGGACGTCAATCTCAACGAGAAGGGCGAGAAGGAGGCAGTCCGCGGCGGTGAGCTGCTCAAGGACGCCGGCCTGCTCCCCGACGTGGTCCACACGTCCCTCCAGAAGCGCGCGATCCGCACCGCGCAGCTCTCGCTGGAGTCCGCGGACCGCCACTGGATCCCGGTCCACCGCTCCTGGCGCCTGAACGAGCGCCACTACGGCGCCCTCCAGGGCAAGGACAAGGCGCAGACCCTCGCAGAGTTCGGCGAGGAGCAGTTCATGCTGTGGCGCCGCTCCTACGACACCCCGCCGCCGGCCCTTGCGGACGGCACGGAGTTCTCCCAGTCCGAGGACCCGCGCTACGCCTCCATCCCGCCTGAGCTGCGCCCGCGCACGGAGTGCCTGAAGGACGTCGTCGTCCGCATGCTCCCGTACTGGTACGACGGCATCGTCCCCGACCTGCTGGCCGGCCGCACGGTCCTGGTCGCGGCCCACGGCAACTCGCTGCGCGCCCTCGTCAAGCACCTCGACGGCATCTCCGACGCCGACATCGCGGGCCTGAACATCCCCACCGGCATCCCCCTCTCCTACGAGCTGGACGCCGACTTCAAGCCCCTCAACCCGGGCGGCACCTACCTCGACCCGGACGCCGCCGCGGCCGCGATCGAGGCGGTCAAGAACCAGGGCAAGAAGAAGTAAGCAGAGCTGGACGAGCCCCCTGCCTGCGGATTCTCCGCCGGTAGGGGGCTTGTTGCTGTGCCGGGGCCGCGCCTGGGCCCGGCACGCTCACCCGTGCCAGACCGCCCCGATCCGCTCCGCATGCTCCGCCCCCTGGCGCAGGCCCGCCCGGGCCGCGCCCGGGATGCGGGACGCGTCCAGGGGATTGCGGCCGAAGGCGCGGCGGGCCGCTCGGTCGGGGGTCAGGAGCGCGGCCCGGGCGCCGGCTGCCGAGAGGGAGGCCACGTGGTGGGAGGCGTTCGGGCTGGCGCCGGGGCCCTTGGGGATCGGGGCCAGTACGACGACGCGGCGGCAGTCGTCCACCAGGTCGGCGTTGGTCGTGGAGCGGGCGCCGCCGTCGATCCAGCGGCCCGCTCCGATCGTGATCGGCGGATACAGCGGCGGCAGCGCGCAGCTGGCCGCCATCGCCCGCACCAGGTCGACCCCGCTGTCGGCGCCGAACCCGGCCGCCTCGCCGGTGAGCGCGTCCACCGCGAACAGCCGTACCGGGCGCTCCGGCCACTCCTGAACCGGGAGTTGCGAGCGCATCGCGTCGAAGACCACGGTCTCCGGCACGTCGCGCATGTTCAGCGCGAGCCTGCCCAGCCGCTTGACCACGGCCTGCGGATCGCGTGAACCGAGCGCGGCCCACAGGTACTTGACCGTCATGGCGAGGGTGAAGTCCACCTCCAGCATGGCCCGCTTCCGGCTGACCTGATCCCCGTACAGGTCAGCCGGTGCCCGCCCGGTGGCCAGTTCCACCGCGAGCAGCGAGCCCGCCGAGGTGCCGGCGAGCACGTCGGCGCCGCTGAGATCCACCCCGGCCTCGGCCAGCCCCGCCAGCACGCCGACCTGCC
Above is a genomic segment from Streptomyces sp. R21 containing:
- a CDS encoding DUF2516 family protein gives rise to the protein MLMLGFAGFLGLLKIVLMALAAFGLFDAAFRREDAFRAADKQNKIFWLVILGIALVVSYLFSILSFLPIIGVIASIVYIVDVRPALRQVSGGGRGGRRGGSSSDGPYGPYNGGR
- a CDS encoding class I SAM-dependent methyltransferase; amino-acid sequence: MTTRATSRPVGTVTRGTTNPNRLRRMDRWIAAVHGAELRRSAEPVAVDLGYGAAPWTAVELLQRLRTAAPRVQVVGVEIEPARVAAARPYEREGLVFRHGGFEVPVPGRPSLIRAANVLRQYDEEQVAAVWERLCARLAPADPDSGSRGGLLVEGTCDEIGRRHVWVALGPEGPRTVTFATRLGSLDRPSDLAERLPKALIHRNIPGEPVHAFLRDFDRAWAAAAPYASYGARQRWIRAVRELRADWPVTDGVTRWRQGEVTVTWQALAPRG
- a CDS encoding YbjN domain-containing protein, which produces MADVQQAGQVIEQVFKDSELDWESPRPGSYVVKLPGTRKLSTTVSLIVGRHSLSLNAFVIRHPDENEEGVQRWLLERNLKLYGVSYAVDRLGDVYLVGKLPLAAVTPEEIDRLLGSVLEAADGSFNTLLELGFASSIRKEYAWRVSRGESTRNLDAFTHLTQRPAD
- a CDS encoding PP2C family protein-serine/threonine phosphatase — encoded protein: MPVPVPRQRAIPAVECGQAQAAFTPAGPSSEGTARTIKAPADSATHLTLLVIEDDPAGSLSVPEMLDAAGKPIRIRTARNLTEAERLLTDDVHCILLDLALPAPGRAAAETQDELATLKHVLRLAPRHAVLALTASGDAEGGAEAVRVGAQDYLFRDELDERLLSRAIRYAVERKRSDTAERRLTESRLRAQENARLERGLLPTPLLDGSPLRFAARYRPGRSRALLGGDFYDTVRTPDGTVHVMIGDVCGHGPDEAALGVELRIAWRALTLAGLCGDELLSTLQQVLEHERADDEIFATLCTVDIAPDGRRAGLCLAGHPSPLIARPGRPAQLLPYENSGPALGLLPGARWPRQQVELGGVWSLMLYTDGLIEGRIGEGRERLGQDGMVEMIRRQLAQGLTGEELLGAAVNEVRELNGGELTDDVAVLLLDRGR
- a CDS encoding DUF2000 family protein, with product MSSNAPAGNAPADNEPVPHAPVRFDTKIAVLLREDLEPWQRLNVTAFLVSGLGPTVPEVIGEPYEDADGVSYLPMFRQPVVILEGTKETLTAAHGRALSRALPRAVFTSDLFATGNDRDNRAAVRAVTTGELDVVGLAVYGPRNAVDKVVKGSRMHP
- a CDS encoding NlpC/P60 family protein produces the protein MGSGKQSLTMAAMALACACVVLAAPGTAYASPASHAARTPNPTPTPTPSTTPTPLGSKDLEAVRKKLDDLYHDAAVATDAYNAAEEKADKQSAEIVDLAQEIVKGQAKLDKLKDRAGAAARAQYRGGGLPPEARLWLSDDPQQFLDGAGRVRQGEHATKGLLGEMTRTQQDLKQYAKDASAQWKKLEANRKAKADAKKKIKKQIAAAEKLESQLEKDEKERLAKLEAEAALKAQTAWLSSGVLAEINTKASEQGKKAVKFATDQMGKPYEWGAEGPKSYDCSGLTSQAWLAAGHGIPRTSQEQWKQLTHVDVKDMRPGDLIIYFDDASHVGLYIGDGAVVHAPRPGRTVTITGAGSMPILGVVRPDA
- a CDS encoding glycosyl hydrolase family 28-related protein, producing the protein MTKKYGYRDGRTGIGRRSLLGGAIAVAAAAATGGTASAATPAGIQQPAGSRQGQVPALWHEFARTPFTHPQIPYVGRAGYRGGAARFPRRPAVADVRAYGAVADGTTDCAPAINRAIAAAGRAGGGTVLIPPGTYRIDDLIRIGYDNVVLRGAGSARTTLYATRNLTELIGVYGSRYGGDKSSWSWAGGLIWLAPNARWDSLTAAIRAKAWPFEGWTGNRRDEWQTLTTVEPARQGSWTVTVADTAGLRPGALVLLRLSDDTGHTLLEHMAGGGPGPETYYWDDKTKLTSYVPYEWPVRIARVQGRKVTLERPLPLDIRPEWDPRLTTHVQALTGSGVEGLTLEAVETPQSQHLLDKGYNGVALQCAYDCWLDDVTVRHVDNGFGLVAASSCTLRRTRVAGRGSHHPYFCREGSHDNLVEDFTIEQRTVPAPAGTQLHGINVEGLSSYNVWSGGEMQMGTFDSHRGMPFANVRTDITVNNNGRHGGDASAGPLFGARFTHWNIRVTNGRAGLMRIDGLAPWSATVGVNEVTESDQIDVPDFAGDLHARVELYGTTDVVRPRNLYEAQRELSR
- the mshA gene encoding D-inositol-3-phosphate glycosyltransferase — its product is MSQYVSRLGRRSPVAPSRLRLPVGHRRPRRVAMLSVHTSPLHQPGTGDAGGMNVYIVELAQRLAAINIEVEIFTRATTGALPPTVQLAPGVLVRHIDAGPYEGLAKEELPAQLCAFTHGVMQAWAGHRPGYYDLVHSHYWLSGHVGWLAAERWGAPLVHAMHTMAKVKNAALAEGDTPEPAARVIGETQIVRAADRLIANTAEEADELVRHYEADPARVAVVHPGVNLERFRPADGRAAARARLGLPQDALIPLFAGRIQPLKAPDVLLRAIAVLLDERPELRSRMVVPVVGGPSGSGLAKPEGLQKLAARLGIADVVRFRPPVGQEQLADWFRAASVLVMPSYSESFGLVAIEAQAAGTPVLAASVGGLPVAVRDGQTGFLVRGHDPAAYARVLGDFADDPTLPARMGDAAARHAEHFGWDTSAAATADVYTAAMQAHRRRARAHLG
- a CDS encoding AraC family transcriptional regulator; amino-acid sequence: MVSRREISAWRPRIPGVVEVFHAHFTEYAYPMHVHEAWTLLIVDDGAVRYDLDRHEHGTPHDTVSLLPPHVPHNGSPATEQGFRKRVLYLDSTYLGDDLIGAAVDGPDLPDPVLRLRVGQLHTALGRRGDELEAESRLTLIGERLRGHLRPGAVHAAPPRTDRGVAHRLRELLDEHVVDGIGLEEAARQLHAHPAHLVRAFSGAFGIAPHQYLMSRRVDRARRLLLEGGRPGEVAATTGFYDQSHLTRHFKRLVGVSPGRYRLSSR